The sequence below is a genomic window from Chloroflexota bacterium.
CGCATAGTCGCTGAGGGTACCGATGGGGAGTTGCTAGGCAACGATCGCCTGATGAGAGCTTATCTGGGCGGGGTTGTAGCTTGAGGTGCTATCCTTCGTGCTGGCTTGCAACCAGCAGTGTGAGATTCTTATGGTTGGTTATGGAGGAGATCAAAAAATGATAAGGATGGCAATCATATGATCTGGGATCCTGAATATGAGACTATGCCACGGCCGAAGTTGGAAAAGTTGCAGCTAGAGCGGCTGCAGACCAAGGTTAAGGAAGTCTACGAGAAAGTGCCCTTCTACCGGCAGAAGTTGCAGCAAGCTGGGATCACCCGTGATAGCATCCGCTCCCTGTCTGACCTGAAGAAATTGCCCTTTACCTCCAAGTACGATTTTCGGGATACTTATCCCTTTGGCTTACTAGCTGTCCCCAAGGAAAAGATAGTGCGCATCCATGCCTCCAGCGGCACAACAGGAAAGCCTACAGTGGCAGCCTATACAGAGGCCGACATAGACATGTGGTCGGAGGTAATGGCGCGCGTACTTACCTCTGCTGGCCTCGACAAGAGCGATGTCGTCCAGAACGCTTACGGCTATGGTCTATTCACTGGAGGGCTGGGCTTTCATTACGGGGCAGAGCGCATCGGGGCGGCTGTTATTCCCAGCTCAGTGGGCAACACTAAGAGGCAGATAATGCTCATTCAGGACCTGGGCACCACCGCAATCACGTGTACCCCGTCTTACTCTCTGGTGATAGCTGAAACTGCCAAAGAAATAGGCGTAGATATACGGGCTACCCATCTTCGAGTTGGCGTACTTGGCGCTGAGCCCTGGTCTGAGCGGATGCGGGAAGAGATTGAGAGAGAGCTTGGGATAAAGGCCTTTGATATATATGGTCTCACAGAGATAGTCGGCCCTGGTGTCTCAGTAGAGTGTCCGCATCGCTGTGGAATGCATATCTTCGAAGACCATTTCCTCGCCGAGGTCATCAACCCTGCCAGCGGCGAACCGCTTCCTTATGGGCAACAGGGGGAGTTGGTATTCACTACCCTGACCAAAGAGGCGCTACCGGTCATCCGTTTTCGCACACGGGATATCACCACCCTCTATGCGGAGTCTTGCAAGTGCGGACGCACTCTTGTGCGCATGGCCAAAATTATGGGCCGATCCGATGACATGCTTATCATCCGTGGAGTCAATGTTTTCCCCTCCCAGATTGAGAGTGTACTCCTGCAAGTCGAAGGGGTGGAGCCTCAATACCAGATCATAGTGGATAGACAGAAGCATATGGATGACCTAGAGGTTTGGGTAGAGGTCTCTGAAAGGGTATTCTCCGACGAAATGAAGAGTATGGACGCCTTGAGATCTGAAGTAGCTCGAGAGATGGAAAACGTGCTGGGCATCTCGGCAAGGGTAAAGCTAGTAGAACCCAGGACACTCGCCCGTAGCGATGGCAAGGCCAAGCGGGTGGTAGATCGTAGGGAAATATGAGAGCCTATTCTGTCTGGTCTTTCTAGGAGGTTAAACGACTTTGTACGGCTACAACGGCAGGT
It includes:
- a CDS encoding phenylacetate--CoA ligase — encoded protein: MIWDPEYETMPRPKLEKLQLERLQTKVKEVYEKVPFYRQKLQQAGITRDSIRSLSDLKKLPFTSKYDFRDTYPFGLLAVPKEKIVRIHASSGTTGKPTVAAYTEADIDMWSEVMARVLTSAGLDKSDVVQNAYGYGLFTGGLGFHYGAERIGAAVIPSSVGNTKRQIMLIQDLGTTAITCTPSYSLVIAETAKEIGVDIRATHLRVGVLGAEPWSERMREEIERELGIKAFDIYGLTEIVGPGVSVECPHRCGMHIFEDHFLAEVINPASGEPLPYGQQGELVFTTLTKEALPVIRFRTRDITTLYAESCKCGRTLVRMAKIMGRSDDMLIIRGVNVFPSQIESVLLQVEGVEPQYQIIVDRQKHMDDLEVWVEVSERVFSDEMKSMDALRSEVAREMENVLGISARVKLVEPRTLARSDGKAKRVVDRREI